From Triticum urartu cultivar G1812 chromosome 2, Tu2.1, whole genome shotgun sequence, a single genomic window includes:
- the LOC125536604 gene encoding brefeldin A-inhibited guanine nucleotide-exchange protein 5 yields the protein MAGAAGGFVTRAFEAMLKECTANRGKFAALQQSIQSYLDAIKGVAAQEQQEDGAPVPVTQVLASAGRVLEGTQAELVLQPLRLAFETKHIKLVEPALDCLHKLVAYDHLEGDPGLEEGKNSPLFTDILNMVCGCVDNTSSDSTVLQVLKVLLNAVASNRFRVHGEPLLGVIRVCYNIALNSKSPVNQATSKAMLTQMISIVFRRMESEQASVPPASSAVKDAPPSSTKEDSENGEISTDKQDEEKTTLGDALSMNRASEASPTSVEELQNLAGGADIKGLEAVLDKAVELEDGKKVSGGIDLDTMNIIQRDALLLFRTLCKMSMKEESDEVATKTRLLSLELLQGLLEGVSDLFAKNFHFIDSVKAYLSYALLRASVSSSPVVFQYATGIFSVLLLRFRESLKGEIGVFFPLIVLRSLDSSDSSLSQKSSVLRMLEKVCKDSQMLADMFVNYDCDIDGPNLFERMVSALSRIAHGSQSADSAAVASSQTVSVKGSSLQCLVSILKSLVDWEQARRDSSNHGSVAESHDDGTSARSLATDEAKVQEDGRNQFERAKAHKSTMEAAISEFNRKPAKGVEYLLSNKLIENNASSVAQFLKSNASLDKVMIGEYLGQHEEFPLAVMHAYVDSMKFSGLKFDAAIREFLKGFRLPGEAQKIDRIMEKFAERYCADNPGLFKNADTAYILAYAVIMLNTDAHNPMVWPKMSKSDFVRLNTVSDEEECAPKELLEELYDSIINEEIKMKDDLAAKTSKVRPEIEEKGRLVNILNLALPRLKSASDTKAESEKIIKQTQAVFKNQGQKRGVFHVAQQVELVRPMLEAVGWPLLATFSVTMEEGDNKPRVVLCMEGFKAGIHLTRVLGMETMRYAFLTSLVRFTFLHAPKDMRSKNVEALRTLLALADTDMDALQDAWNAVLECVSRLEYITSSPSMAATVMQGSNQISRDSVVQSLKELSGKPAEQVFVNSVKLPSDSIVEFFNGLCAVSAEELKQTPPRVFSLQKLVEISYYNMARIRLVWARIWSVLAQHFIAAGSHHDEKVAMYAIDSLRQLGMKYLERAELNKFTFQNDILKPFVILMRNSRSEKIRGLIVDCIVQLIKSKVGSIKSGWRCVFMIFTAAADDENEYIVESAFENVEQVILEHFDQVVGDCFMDCVNCLIGFANNKCTPRISLKAIALLRICEDRLAEGFIPGGSVKPVDVLPEANFDVTEHYWFPMLAGLSDLTLDPRPEVRHCALEVLFDLLNERGHKFSSPFWESIFHRVLFPIFDHVRHAGRDGLSSGDDWLRDTSIHSLQLICNLFNTFYKEVSFMLPPLLGLLLECAKKTDQTVVSIALGALVHLIEVGGHQFSDGDWETLLKSIRDASYTTQPLELLNSLGFQKTSNQQLLSRESETDASSYHDIREGEASISNNGEQEGHQETSPRIGLENSDGLPSPSGRAQPAVSPSNQTFGQRFMGNMMGNLLVRSLTSKSKGKMDDAAPPSPAKTPEADGADKTEEEENPMMETVRSKCITQLLLLGAIDSIQKRYWSKLQATQQIAIMDILLSLLEFASSYNSPSNLRTRMHHIPPERPPLNLLRQELAGTTIYLEILHKSTVHNGANGSSEETNGSGVESDQQEKLKSLAEGKLVSFCGNILKEASDLQPSNGETASADIHRVLDLRAPVIIKVLNGMCIMDAQIFKKHLREFYPLITKLICCDQMDVRGALGDLFSKQLTPLMP from the exons ATGGCGGGCGCCGCGGGAGGCTTCGTCACCCGGGCCTTCGAGGCCATGCTCAAGGAGTGCACCGCCAACCGCGGCAAGTTCGCCGCGCTCCAGCAATCCATCCAGTCCTACCTCG ATGCCATCAAGGGGGTGGCGGCCCAGGAGCAGCAGGAGGACGGCGCGCCGGTGCCTGTCACGCAGGTGCTGGCCTCGGCCGGGCGCGTGCTGGAGGGAACCCAGGCCGAGCTGGTGCTGCAGCCGCTGCGCCTCGCCTTCGAGACAAAGCACATCAAGCTCGTCGAGCCGGCGCTCGACTGCCTCCAT AAACTTGTTGCTTATGACCATCTGGAGGGTGATCCTGGTCTAGAAGAGGGTAAAAATTCCCCACTATTTACTGACATCCTGAACATGGTATGTGGGTGTGTTGATAACACCTCCTCTGACAG TACTGTTCTCCAGGTCTTGAAAGTTCTCCTCAATGCTGTTGCTTCAAATAGGTTTAGAG TACATGGAGAACCATTGCTTGGAGTGATTAGGGTATGCTATAACATTGCTCTCAACAG CAAGAGCCCTGTGAACCAGGCTACCTCAAAAGCCATGTTAACACAGATGATCAGCATTGTATTCAGGAGGATGGAGTCCGAGCAG GCTTCTGTACCACCTGCAAGTTCTGCAGTTAAAGATGCACCTCCGTCTAGCACAAAGGAGGACTCAGAAAATGGAGAAATATCCACTGACAAGCAGGATGAGGAAAAAACAACTCTTGGAGATGCGTTGTCCATGAACCGGGCTTCAGAAGCATCTCCAACATCTGTTGAAGAGCTTCAGAATCTTGCAGGCGGAGCGGATATTAAG GGGTTGGAGGCCGTTCTTGACAAGGCTGTTGAACTCGAGGATGGAAAGAAAGTTTCAGG CGGAATTGACCTGGATACAATGAACATAATTCAGCGGGATGCACTATTGCTTTTTAGGACTCTTTGCAAG ATGAGCATGAAAGAAGAAAGTGATGAGGTTGCTACCAAGACAAGGCTGCTGTCACTTGAACTGTTGCAG GGATTGTTAGAAGGAGTCAGTGATTTGTTTGCCAAAAATTTCCACTTCATTGATTCAGTTAAAGCATACCTTTCCTACGCTCTTCTCCGGGCATCTGTGTCTTCATCTCCAGTTGTTTTTCAG TATGCTACCGGAATATTTTCAGTTCTGTTGCTTCGGTTTAGAGAGAGTCTCAAG GGAGAAATTGGTGTTTTCTTTCCTTTGATAGTCTTAAGGTCTCTAGATAGCTCTGATAGCTCCCTCAGTCAGAAGTCCAGTGTCCTTAG AATGCTGGAAAAAGTCTGCAAAGACTCACAAATGCTTGCGGATATGTTTGTAAATTATGATTGTGACATTGACGGGCCAAACCTTTTTGAACGCATG GTTAGTGCTCTTTCAAGAATTGCACATGGATCTCAAAGCGCTGATAGTGCTGCAGTTGCTTCATCACAGACAGTTTCTGTAAAAGGGTCATCTCTTCAG TGCTTGGTCAGTATTTTGAAGTCATTGGTTGATTGGGAGCAAGCTCGAAGAGATTCCTCAAATCATGGAAGCGTTGCCGAATCTCATGATGATGGTACTTCTGCAAGGAGCTTGGCAACTGATGAGGCGAAGGTCCAAGAGGATGGTCGCAATCAGTTTGAGAGAGCTAAAGCTCACAAATCAACAATGGAGGCTGCAATTTCAGAG TTCAATCGcaagccagcaaagggggtcgaGTATTTATTGTCAAATAAGTTGATTGAAAATAATGCATCATCTGTAGCTCAGTTTCTCAAGAGCAATGCCAGCTTGGATAAG GTAATGATTGGTGAATATTTGGGACAGCATGAGGAATTCCCCCTTGCTGTGATGCATGCTTATGTCGATTCCATGAAGTTTTCGGGGTTGAAGTTTGATGCCGCAATTCGCGAGTTCCTCAAAGGATTTCGCCTTCCTGGGGAGGCACAAAAGATTGATCGCATAATGGAAAAATTTGCTGAGCG GTACTGTGCTGATAACCCTGGGCTCTTTAAAAATGCAGATACTGCTTATATTCTTGCTTATGCTGTTATAATGTTAAATACCGACGCACATAATCCAATGGTATGGCCTAAGATGTCAAAATCAGATTTCGTACGTTTGAACACTGTGAGTGATGAAGAGGAATGTGCTCCTAAGGAGCTCTTGGAGGAACTTTATGACTCAATTATCAATGAAGAGATAAAGATGAAAGATGATCTTGCGGCAAAAACCAGTAAAGTAAGACCTGAAATAGAAGAAAAGGGTCGCCTCGTCAATATCCTCAATTTAGCTCTCCCAAGACTGAAGTCAGCAAGTGATACAAAGGCAGAAAGTGAAAAGATTATTAAGCAGACCCAAGCAGTTTTCAAAAACCAGGGACAGAAGAGGGGTGTTTTTCATGTGGCTCAGCAGGTTGAGCTTGTTAGACCAATGCTCGAGGCTGTAGGATGGCCTTTGCTTGCAACATTTTCTGTAACTATGGAGGAAGGTGACAACAAGCCTAGGGTTGTATTGTGCATGGAAGGGTTTAAGGCTGGTATCCATCTTACTCGTGTTCTTGGGATGGAGACCATGCGCTATGCTTTCTTGACATCCTTAGTGAG GTTTACATTTCTGCATGCTCCCAAGGACATGCGTAGTAAAAATGTTGAGGCATTGCGAACTCTCCTTGCCTTAGCTGACACGGATATGGATGCTTTGCAAGATGCTTGGAATGCTGTTTTAGAATGTGTCTCAAGACTCGAGTATATCACTTCAAGTCCTTCGATGGCCGCAACTGTTATGCAGGGATCAAATCAAATATCAAGGGATTCTGTAGTTCAATCACTGAAAGAGTTGTCGGGGAAGCCTGCTGAACAAGTGTTCGTAAACAGTGTAAAACTACCAAGTGATTCTATTGTTGAATTCTTCAATGGCCTATGTGCTGTTTCTGCTGAAGAACTTAAACAGACACCTCCTCGTGTCTTCAGCTTGCAAAAGCTTGTTGAAATAAGCTACTACAATATGGCACGGATACGTTTG GTGTGGGCCAGAATATGGTCGGTGCTGGCTCAGCATTTTATTGCTGCTGGGAGCCACCATGACGAGAAAGTTGCTATGTATGCCATTGACTCACTGAGGCAGCTTGGCATGAAGTACTTGGAGCGTGCGGAGCTGAACAAATTCACATTCCAGAATGACATACTGAAGCCTTTTGTTATTTTAATGAGGAATAGTCGCAGCGAAAAGATCCGTGGTCTAATTGTCGACTGCATTGTTCAA CTGATCAAGTCAAAAGTTGGTAGCATAAAGTCAGGTTGGCGTTGTGTGTTCATGATATTCACTGCAGCAGCTGATGATGAGAACGAATATATTGTTGAAAGTGCTTTTGAAAACGTCGAACAAG TTATCTTGGAACATTTTGATCAAGTTGTTGGTGATTGCTTCATGGATTGTGTTAACTGTCTTATTGGTTTCGCCAATAACAAATGCACTCCTCGGATTAGTTTGAAGGCTATTGCTCTCCTACGTATATGTGAAGATCGTTTGGCAGAG GGGTTTATTCCTGGTGGTTCTGTTAAGCCTGTTGATGTTCTCCCAGAGGCCAATTTTGATGTGACGGAGCATTACTGGTTTCCTATGCTTGCTGGCTTGTCTGATCTGACCTTAGACCCCAGACCAGAAGTTAGACATTGTGCTCTTGAAGTTCTGTTTGATCTGCTGAACGAGAGAGGACATAAATTTTCTTCTCCCTTTTGGGAGAGCATTTTCCATCGTGTACTCTTTCCTATATTTGATCATGTGAGACATGCTGGAAGGGATGGCCTTTCTTCTGGGGATGATTGGCTTCGTGATACTAGCATTCATTCTTTGCAGTTAATCTGCAACCTTTTCAATACTTTCTATAAG GAAGTGTCATTTATGCTTCCACCTCTATTGGGCTTACTTCTAGAGTGTGCCAAGAAAACAGACCAAACTGTTGTCTCAATTGCTCTAGGAGCTTTAGTTCATCTAATAGAGGTTGGTGGTCACCAATTCAGCGATGGTGATTGGGAAACACTACTAAAGAGTATTAG GGATGCATCATACACAACACAACCCCTTGAACTCCTCAATTCACTAGGATTTCAAAAGACAAGCAATCAACAATTACTTTCAAGAGAATCTGAGACCGACGCTAGTAGTTACCATGATATCAGGGAAGGAGAAGCATCAATAAGTAATAATGGCGAACAGGAGGGTCATCAGGAAACAAGTCCACGGATTGGATTGGAAAATTCAGATG GTTTGCCATCACCATCTGGGAGAGCACAACCTGCAGTCTCCCCATCTAATCAAACCTTTGGACAAAGATTTATGGGTAATATGATGGGTAATCTTTTGGTCAGAAGTCTTACATCCAAATCAAAGGGCAAAATGGACGATGCTGCTCCGCCCTCACCTGCAAAG ACACCTGAAGCTGATGGAGCTGACAAGACTGAAGAAGAAGAGAACCCTATGATGGAGACTGTTAGAAGTAAATGCATCACTCAGCTGCTGCTACTTGGGGCTATTGACAGTATACAG AAGAGGTATTGGAGCAAACTGCAAGCCACACAACAGATCGCAATTATGGATATCCTGCTGTCGCTCCTAGAATTTGCTTCTTCATATAACTCACCATCGAACCTTCGGACAAGGATGCACCATATACCGCCTGAAAG GCCACCACTAAATCTTCTTCGCCAGGAGCTAGCTGGAACTACTATTTATTTAGAGATTCTACACAAATCAACAGTGCACAATGGTGCAAATGGCTCATCTGAGGAAACAAATGGATCTGGCGTGGAGTCTGATCAACAAGAAAAGCTCAAGAGCCTGGCAGAAGGGAAGCTCGTTTCATTTTGTGGGAATATTTTGAAAGAAGCGTCTGATCTCCAGCCTAGCAATGGGGAAACTGCTAGTGCGGACATACACCGTGTACTTGATCTACGTGCACCTGTTATTATCAAG GTTTTGAATGGAATGTGCATCATGGATGCTCAGATATTCAAGAAGCACCTAAGAGAGTTCTATCCATTAATTACCAAACTTATCTGCTGTGATCAG ATGGATGTTCGTGGGGCCCTTGGCGATCTTTTCAGCAAACAACTTACTCCACTCATGCCCTGA